Part of the Xenopus tropicalis strain Nigerian chromosome 3, UCB_Xtro_10.0, whole genome shotgun sequence genome, AGTTTACTGTTGCCATATGGCTGTGAAATAGACAAGCCTACTTGATATTTGCTcacacaataaaacaaaaagagaGGAGCTGAAATAGATAAGCCGTCTGGGTGTATTTTTAGTGTCTTGCCGCTAAGAGCAACCATTTATAATATATGACGCACACAGAAAGAGTCATGTATGTTTTCATTGAACAAATATTTTTGCTGATAACAAGTAGTTCAGTTCCTGGTGACCTTTTAAATAGGAATATTGCAGCCACTCTAGTGGATTTTCTTCCAGGGAGGAATGAAGATCATGTCCATTAAAAAGAATATACTTGCTGCATTTAGAGATACAGCTTAAACAATGTCCCTTAAAGTATGGGTTGTCAGACAAGTATTTTCTCTTAGCTGTTAACACCCACACAGCTAAATTGTGTCTCTGGTGTAAAGAGGAGGCCACTAAAAATATTCTTTGTTATATAAACTCACCTCCCTTGTGGCTGATAGTGAAAGCTGTCACACATGGAAGTGATTAgttgtgattggttgattagagaGTGCCCCCTGACAAAATAATTTACCTAACAGAGGCCACAAATGGAGGCACACTTAGTTTTCGCACTACATCTTGTTGGAGCACAGATCTTATTCAGTTGGCGAGTGGAAGCTAATGGGTTAAAATAGTAGACTACAATaagaccaaaagaaaaaaaaaagcaactgtatTCTCAGAGGGAAAATATTATGTTTAAAACACATGAAGCTGATTCAGTAAGCTTAATGCAATAGAACATTCTTTCAGCCATAGAGTATATGTTTCTTCAGAGTTTATATCAAACTAAAGAGGCACCAGAATGGTATTAAATTTGTTTTTACAGCCCTTGGCGCTCAGTAAAAGGTTTTCAGCACAAAGTCGAGATGGGGAGGTGAAACAAGGTACCCAAAGAATCCCCTCTTGTTTCCTATGTTTTGGAGGAGGATGGATTCCATTCATTTTTGCCCCAACCACATAGCTAGTGACTAAGAGCCTTTTTTTCTATTAGCCTGTTAATAGTCTGGTGAATAAATCAAACCTAaagtatataatctatatatagaaCACGCTTTtatgctgggttttttttgtattcattttttttttttttttttagaatggtgTTGTACATAGAGATTTAAAACTGGAGAATATTCTTCTTGATGAAAACGGTAACATAAAGGTATGCTGGATTTTCTATTTCTGCTTTGCTGATTAttaggtttttaaaaatgtatatgtttattggttttatttgGCTTAGTAGCAAAATTAAAGGTTACTGTGCACCACAGCAAATTCATTATACTATTCATAAACTTTGGGAATTTCTCATAAACATATTGAAACTGCTTATTAGCATACTTCCTGGGCCCCAAACAATCATAGGGTCTGTTTCCCCTATAGATACACACCCGACCGCTGAACCCGAATATTGGGTTTTCAAGACTGGTGTTTCATGCTTCTGTATTATATAGGGGCCCTCATACTATAACCTTAACTGTTCAAATGCAGAGCTGTCAGCCTCAGTTGACTGGAATTGGGGGACCAGCACAGCACACCACTCACAATTTTTGCCACTATCTGAAGGTGAAGTCACGTGCAAATGCTTCGCAGTAATGTCACTGAATGCTTACTGTGCATGCATGCCCCGAATCTAAGGCAAACCTTTAAAAATTCTGGAGAATGCGGAAGGGTGACGGGAGACTGTTTTCAGTTGTCATTAATAGAAATACTGTGGGTAACCCTGAATGTGTCATTACAACAAAGAAATGTATAATAATGCTATAGATAATTTGCTTTAAGAAGTCATTGGGGCCATGGATATTATCTTTTTAAGAGTATTTGTACTTATACTGAATGTTGTTTTTTAGTTGTCAAAAGTAATATTTTCTGGACTACAATCTTCTGGAATTCTGTATGTTTTATAACTCTGTTTCAGTTGACTTTGGGTGATGTATGCTTTCTGCTGATATTTAGTTTTGACAAGAGGTGACCTAAGTTTTAAGTTCCAGACAGGCACATTCCAAACTATTAACCATTGGAGTTTCATCCTGCTGAAAGGGTCAAGGGAGCTAAAAACCAACAGTAGGCAGCAtagtaatttatatattttgggATGCCCATGAAAACAAAGAGCTGCTTTGATATAATGTGCAACTAAAGGTAGAAAATGAAGTCCTTTGTCTTAAACCCTTCATTACTGTTCTCACAAATAATTTGCTAATCAGAATTCTTTGCATTAATCACAGCATTTTTGTCATTGTATAAGGCTAATTATGTAATATAACTGTTGTGTACTAAACTATTTGCACTTCAGTGGTTTTGTAAACATCACATAAATTGTTCAAGGTCAATCTTGCCACTGTTCTTGAATGCTGGTAAACAAATTCTATACTCtgtatttgttaataaaaaaattgtgattgcGGGAACAGGTTTAGGTCAGATGCAAGTGAGGTATTCCATCCTGTTGTTTTGACCTCTGTGAGGAAAACTCTTACGGATTATCCCTTTAACTTCATGGCCTTGTCATGCTTAAGTATGTTCCATGTAAGGATGTCTTATCttttttctaatttaattttaaaactctctgcagaatTGCAGAATTGACCTTTTAGTGCTATGATTACAGCTTTAGGGACCTTTGAGGCTACCCATGACCATTTTGCTAAATAGTTTCTGTCTTCCGCATTTTTTAAAGACCCaccatacatttttactttttttacctttttttatatGACTGCTGCCAATATTAAGACATGGCTGCTTAAACAGTTAGTTCTCTAGTTGTTGTGTTTTCCCTGGTTTCCATAATAGTAATATGTACTTTTGAAACCAGACATTGACACGTTGTGATTATGCCAAAAATAAAACATCAAGAATTAATGTTCTAAAATCACTTTAAAACAAATTACATTTGGGGGTGTTTTAACTGCTGCTGCGATTAGCAGGAAACATGGCAGTCAAAAGGTTCCTATGCTTTGCATAGGGCTCAGTGTGAAATGTGTTAGAAAAAGTGCACATAGTGAGAACAGATGGACCTTGACTCTGAAGCACTCATTGTGATATTTCCAGATCAGAGTCAGACCCTGAGAAGCTTTTGCTAACCTAAAGAGAGACATACAGCAGAATCCTACTGGCTGTGTTAACAGGCAGCCAGGGTACTGTCTGGGCAAACCCATATCTTATCCACCAAATAATTTTATTATCTGTTTGCATCAGTTTTGTATAGAGACATTATCCCATAGGGTAGTGCCACACAGGCCTACTTCAGGTGCTTAAAGCGCTATAGTTTTTGTACCCCCAAAATATGGCTATAGTGCGCCCTCAGGCAATAGCAGCTTGGAAATAGCATCACTATGCTTAACCCTGTGTGCTGGGTAGCTGGTGTGTAGAGATGCAGAAGGTGTACCATAGCATTGGTGTCAATAGTGTAAATCGCTGTGAAACATATGAATCGTGTAACCACTAGAAAATGCAGAAGGCAATTTTCAATGATCGTATGTTTTACCACTGGCGattcacactgacaccaatgcCGAGGTATTGCCAGGAGTTCTCCTTCTATGGCaattctccctgtgtgccatcccCCTAAAGGCTAATTAATACCAAGTTAAAAAAGAactaaccccacccccccccgccCAGACAAAATTCCCCATAGACTGCCCTCCATTGGCCCCCCTCCCTGCAGAGCCTATTAGAAGGAAAAGTGTCCCTGCTTGGAAAGCTGACCTATAAATGTCTAAAGCACAGCCAAATTCACAGGTACCATTTTCTGGAtcctttttttttcactttgtcaATAGATGTAGCTTTATGGCGCATATGTAGTCAGAGCTAATCTTAGACTAGCTCCAACTGCGCATACATCAGAAAGCTCAGTGTTGGTGGGCTTGTCAAAGAAGATCCAAAGATCTTGAAGGTGGTGCCTGGGATCTCCCCTGCTCTACTCTGCATTCATAGGTCAGCTTTCCAGACAGGAATACTTTTACGTCTAATAGCATTTCCCAATGGAGGGCAGTCCATGGGGGCTTTTGTCTATGGGggatttagttcttctttaacacaaattttgtcacacaaaatagTATAATACAAGGACAAAATTGATGTTACTTTTGTTTCAAAATGAAACCTTAATTTTCTGAAATAAGCTAGATTAATTGCCTAAAGTtgttgtattactgtatataatgaatgGCTATAATAAAGATTGTACTCAAATTGTATTTATTGCTCaggaaaaaagtattttaaatatgatttaataATGGTATTTGAGCTCATTTGGATGCTATTATAAAATTAAATCTACAAACGAAGCATTCATTATTTTAcaaaaagtgtataaaattaCATTCTGTCCTTTAAAGTCCTTCAAAtatcattcatttttaaattaaagtttgGTGCTTTTAAAGTGCCAAGAGTATGAAGTAATCTCTGTTTCTATTAATCTTGTTTCAATGGGTCAGACAGCTTTAATGGGGAAAGCTGATAAACATCAGTCTGTGAGAAAGGGAGGGGACataatgtaaataatgttttCCTGAATGGCTGCAATAAAAACATGGCTGCTAAATGTACTTACTCCTttataagaaaacaaatatatcatGCCTTTCTATTCACGATGATACAGTTCATGCCATTAATGGAATGTGTCCTTTAAAGGCAGCATAAGGTATAATTTTAGCCAATTTCAATGTAGAATATTTGAGCCAGTAAAAAGTCCAGGGACAAGGACAGAAATATTACCATTGGAAATTGGCCATTTTTCCCACTGTTGACTGACAAGGCACACTTCTCAAGACTTAACAGTGACTTCCTGCAAACTAGCCAGGGTGAGTTGATAAGAAATTTAGGCAAGTTAAAGGCAATCTGAGCCTGGGAATAGGATTTCGGGATAGGCAGTTGTGATGAGGCCAGACTTTTCtttgttctatatatattttcaagTTGCATTCATCTGACACAGTGAGAAGTTGACTATGAACCTTGCCAGTTTTGCTTTAGTTAGCTGGTTTAAGGTGACTGTGCATACACATATTAGAAGAATACAATCAGGCAAACTAATCACAACTACATATATATAATCATTAATATATATTCAACAAAAATGTGTGATCACTTGGATATATGCCTTCCTTGGGTGTGATCGTCCAGTGGTAATCAACTAAAATGGAAAATCAGGCTTTATTCAACCAGTGTATCTGGCCAATTGCCATCCTAGAAATGCACAGGCCTGTGGTGGAATCCAAGCAATGTGCTTGTGGGCCCAATTTCCTGCATTATTTGAATGATAAATGGTGGTAGTGCTCCTTAGGCCAAAAATGgtaccttaattttttttttactaaactgaaaataaacacattaaaaatgaaatacattgGCCTTCATTGGCcttatttacagtttttgaattatttgccttcttcttctaaaccttttcaactttcaaataggggtcactgaccctggcagccaaaaaacaattgctttgtaaggctacagttttattgttattgttaattttgattacttgtttttctattctggTCCTCTAAATGTGtcagtctcattcaaaccactcactgACTGCTAAGAAAATTTGAACCCTAGAAATCAGAtaactgctgatattccaaactggagagctgctggacaaaaagaaAAGTAGTTAAAAAACCACagatgaaaaaataaagaccacttgcaaattgtttcagaatattacactctacatgattctaaaagttaatttaaagatgaacatcccctttaaatatttatttcagtgGAACGCTAATTAAAAATGCGATTGCTAAGAATATTGCTGGGCCCTCTCTTCCATTTGTAGCAGTGTCACTGTTAGTATTTCCCACTACTTAGAGGATTCCATAAATTACTTGGAAGGTTTAGGATTAAGCCATGTTTATACCTCTTcatttgtttgttgttttataAGAAGTTTGTGATTTAGGAGAAACTTTTATGGTGAACTGAAAGATGACTCTTTCTTGCAGATTGCTGACTTTGGTCTTTCAAACCTTTATCAAAAAGATAAATTTCTGCAAACATTCTGTGGGAGCCCTCTTTATGCTTCTCCGGAAATAGTCAACGGGAGACCATATCGAGGTCCTGAGGTATGTTGTTGTCTCGTATAGAACTGCTTAGCCTCAGAATAGTTAGCCAAGGGCTAGCCAAGGGAAGGCTTGCCAGTAAAGTCAAAAACATAAGGATTGGCTACTAATCTTACTCCTTGTATGATCCTCTGTAGAGCAGTTTTATCCAACCTGCAAATGCCAGCAGCCATGGAAAaccttattttctttaatttttactCAATAATATTTTGGGCCTGGTTTATGAAATCTGAATCCAATCCCTCATTCCTTTTGTTAATATGTGTCTTCCTGTCCTGTGCTCTATTCACATTTATAGCataattttttaccattttaggTTGACAGCTGGGCCCTTGGAGTACTTCTATACACTCTAGTTTATGGAACGATGCCCTTTGATGGTTTTGATCACAAAAACCTAATCAGACAAATAAGCAGTGGAGAATACCGTGAGCCAACACAACCATCAGGTAACCGTATGATATGAAACCACATGCTGAGACAGGCTGGAGTTCAAACATGTGACTGCTTTATTGGCTGACTAAGCTTGTTTGCACGTGTGCAATTAAAACAGAACATATGAACTGACCCTACACCCTAGCCAAAATGCAAGTTTGAATTTGCCATTGCTCTGAGCAGTCTTGTTCATGAGAAGATCATTTTTCTGTAAACTGTCTTGCCTTCATTGTGAGAGATgtgtaaataaaagcaataatctgcatttttaggtatGTTATATGTAAATTGTTCCTAAAAATGTAATCCTAGATATTAAAAAACAATATGCTTGTCATGTGATTGTTTTAAACATGGCAGAATTCACTAAAAAGCTTATTAACTATCATGTGCAGGGGAGTCCTACAGAGATGGGTGATTCTGTACATTTTACCTTGTCTCagggaaaactaaaaaaaaacacagtgggtGAAGTActtgaaaatgaaaatgatattTAACTTTCTTCATAATACACCTTATAGTCAAATGGTAGGCAGGCCAGGCAACCTTACCACTGAGCCACCGTGCCACCCAATATGGTATTTAATACCTCCTCAGAGGAAATATCCATTCCTTCACACATAAAAGGCATCATTTCTGAAACAAGTGAATgtggtatctagtagaattaagtctaattAAGTGAATGTGCTTTTTTTACCATGGTTTTTGACACATGATTCCTCATTTTCATAATTACAGGGTTATTTAGGCCTACTTCTAATTGTGTATGATGCTTCAACATGGGTGCCAATTAGCATTTCTTTTTTCATGATTCgtgtgcaaagtgcagcacaAAGTTCTGGTCTTCTGGTGCCGCTGTATGCCCAGAGTCAATAATGCCCTAAGAATCTGATTTGCTTGGATAGAAAATCATTAATATTTCAAAACTGACCTTTGCTTTTTCATTCTCTGTCCCAATTACTGTTTATGAACAACATTAGGTTTATTGTGGATAGTACATGTCCTATGTCTCCAAAGGGACATATTACAGTTCTTATAGTATTGTTTTTGTGTGTTAGATTTTAATTAAAGAATTTTTATTCACAGATGCTCGTGGGCTGATCAGATGGATGCTCATGGTCAATCCTGAGCGTCGAGCAACAATTGAGGATATTGCAAACCACTGGTGGGTTAACTGGAGCTATAAAAGTAGTGTATGTGACTGTGATGTTTTAAGAGACTCTGAATCTCCTCTCCTTGCGAGGTTTATCGATTGGCATAATCGTTCTACCACCAGACAGCTCGAGGCTGAAAACAAAAGCAAGTGCCTTTCAAAACCATCTGAAATGTCATTAGAACAGCAGAGATCTTTAAAGAAATCGAAGAAAGAAAGCGACATTGCACAGTCTTTGCAAGATGGCGCTGATGAAACATCATCAGTGACAACATCAAAGAGACCCAAAGGAATATTAAAGAAAAGAAATGGTGATTATCGTTCACATAGTGCTGGCTATATTGAAGGTGTTGTTAGTCCTGTTTTGTCTCCAACATACAACACTGATGATGAAAACGGGCACATAGATCTATCTCCCAACAGCACACAAGACCTTGAAGTTCCTATTATATGTGATACCAAACAGGCAACGCCAATGCCAAAAAAGGGCATTTTAAAAAAGACACCACAAAGAGAGTCTGGCTATTACTCTTCTCCTGAACGAAGTGAGTCATCTGAACTGTTAGACAATGATGGAGAAGAAAGTATCAATTCTGCACTTGTCATCAGTGAGACAAAAAGAACGGTTTCTCATAGTCTGTCATATAGGAGAAAGGGCATCTTAAAGCATAATAGCAAATATTCCAGCAACTGCATAGATTTGTCAGTGGCTGGTCTCACAGGAGCTTCACTGGACTCTATGAAAGAAGGTGTTATGCCTGGAGAAGGATTGTCTCGAAGCTACAGTCGTCCCTCCAGTGTCATTAGTGATGACAGCATTCTTTCCAATGACTCCTTTGATTTGCTTGAATTAAAAGGTGGTAGATCAAACAAGCAGAGAATACGCAGTTGTGTTTCTGCTGAAAATATCTTGTATCTGCAGGATTTCGATGGACTTCAGAAAAGCTCTCGTCCGCAAAACCTGAAACGCTACCGTAACCGTTTTGCAGACAATAGCTTTTCTTTACTTACAGATATGGATGATGTGACTCAGGTTTATAAAAAAGCATTGGAGATCTGTAACAATCTTACTTAAAGTTATTCGTTTTAGATTAAGATACCTTTATGGTGAACACAGGAACTTTGCTGACAGTGGTTGTATTGGAATAAGACACCAGTAATCGTTTTGTGAAGAGGTATTTCTGACACCGTAAATATTTTTCTTATGTCTGGCATTCAGTTACAAAATGAGCCAAGCCAGCACGTACAATTTTACCTTTCTTAAATCCTTTTCCTATAGAAGAAAAGTCATATTGTTTACAGTAGTATGTGTTTTCTAGAATTACTCTGCAGTTTTGCTTTGCACTTGTCACTCTTGCACAGGATCTGTAATGTCAACTCTAGTAGACTTTGCACACTCATTTCAATCCTAAGTGTGCAATATTTTTCATTAACTTAAGCAAAAAaggcaaactatttttttttctaactttttcttTCTCTAGTTCTCAGTGAAGAAAACTGGCCTGTTTCCAGTATCCTTCTGTTCCTCTTCTAATAAATGAGTCTGACGGTGATAGCTTGGTGGCTCTTAACCAAAGTTAGCATTAGCCCAAGTATGGGGCCAAGACGATGGCCTTCTTGATTGATATCTGGTCAGGGATAGTTCTGATATCAATTGTGCAGGAAAGAAAATCCCATCAGGATCTAGTTATTTGTAAGGGGTTCTAAACACATGGTTGTATCCTGATAGGGACCACAGCTCAGATGACAAAATACGGCAAAGATCAACTCTGAATCCTTTCATGTAAACTGGCACTACTTAAACTACTTTTGATATTCAttagcccttaaaggaacagtaacaccaaaaaatgaaagtgtataaaagtaactaaaatataatgtgctgctgccctgcactggtaaaagttgtgtgtttacttcagaaagtctactataatttatataaataagctgctatttagccatggaggcagccattcaaaggagaaaaggcacaggcacatagcagataacagataaaacactattgtattctacagaactgatctgttatctgctatgtaacctgtgccttttttccagctggaatggctgcccccgtggctacacagcagcttattatataaagtatagtagtgttactgtagcaaacacaccagttttaccagtgcagggaaacagtgcattatatttttattactttaaagctctttcattttttggtgttactgttcctttaagctaataAACTTTTTTGTGTTACTATCTGCACTGCCCATCTTCACATATTCAAAGTGCAAGGTACTTAAGACATTGGGGT contains:
- the nuak1 gene encoding NUAK family SNF1-like kinase 1 gives rise to the protein MDGGGKPEPGADAKSPVVGLAEQMHLSPCDEEDDTAGALAKQHGVKRHHHKHNLKHRYELLETLGKGTYGKVKRAIERFSGRVVAIKSIRKDKIRDEQDMVHIRREIEIMSSLNHPHIIRIYEVFENKDKIVIIMEYASKGELYDYISERRRLSERETRHFFRQIVSAVHYCHKNGVVHRDLKLENILLDENGNIKIADFGLSNLYQKDKFLQTFCGSPLYASPEIVNGRPYRGPEVDSWALGVLLYTLVYGTMPFDGFDHKNLIRQISSGEYREPTQPSDARGLIRWMLMVNPERRATIEDIANHWWVNWSYKSSVCDCDVLRDSESPLLARFIDWHNRSTTRQLEAENKSKCLSKPSEMSLEQQRSLKKSKKESDIAQSLQDGADETSSVTTSKRPKGILKKRNGDYRSHSAGYIEGVVSPVLSPTYNTDDENGHIDLSPNSTQDLEVPIICDTKQATPMPKKGILKKTPQRESGYYSSPERSESSELLDNDGEESINSALVISETKRTVSHSLSYRRKGILKHNSKYSSNCIDLSVAGLTGASLDSMKEGVMPGEGLSRSYSRPSSVISDDSILSNDSFDLLELKGGRSNKQRIRSCVSAENILYLQDFDGLQKSSRPQNLKRYRNRFADNSFSLLTDMDDVTQVYKKALEICNNLT